In Antennarius striatus isolate MH-2024 chromosome 10, ASM4005453v1, whole genome shotgun sequence, one DNA window encodes the following:
- the dpf2l gene encoding D4, zinc and double PHD fingers family 2, like isoform X3, translated as MAAAVDSVVKVLGEQYYRDAMEQCHSYNARLCAERSILMPFLDSQTGVAQSNCYIWMEKRHRSAGVAPGQLYTYPARRWRKKRRSHPPEDPRLAFPPLKAADLDLGLKRDSLGVVDGSSLEALLKGDPVDRRSVVSDLRGSEDDTATVEPPANSVTTHTSSGRVRKRVLDHDDYLDDLDDDDFEDETPKRRGKSKSKGRSDKNGKKKQEAAAAALEERDKPYACDTTKKGPNGLAMPNDYCDFCLGDSTLNQKTGQSEELVSCSDCGRSGHPTCLQFTPVMMAAVKTYRWQCIECKCCNVCGTSENDDQLLFCDDCDRGYHMYCLSPPMTEPPEGSWSCHLCLVLLKDKASIYQQNQSSAPE; from the exons ATGGCGGCGGCCGTCGATAGTGTTGTGAAAGT GCTAGGAGAGCAGTATTATAGAGATGCAATGGAGCAGTGTCATAGTTACAACGCCCGTTTGTGTGCTGAGCGCAGCATCCTCATGCCTTTCCTGGACTCACAAACTGGTGTTGCCCAGTCCAACTGTTACATCTGGATGGAGAAGAGACACCGAAGTGCCG GTGTAGCTCCAGGGCAGCTTTACACCTACCCAGCCCGTCGCTGGAGGAAGAAACGGCGTTCCCATCCTCCTGAGGACCCACGCTTGGCCTTTCCCCCTCTTAAAGCAG CAGATCTGGACCTTGGCTTGAAGCGAGATTCATTGGGGGTGGTGGATGGCAGCAGTTTGGAGGCCCTGCTGAAAGGGGACCCTGTTGATAGGAGGAGTGTGGTATCAGACCTCCGCGGCTCTGAGGATGACACAGCGACGGTGGAGCCTCCTGCCAACTCTGTAACAACTCACACGTCTTCTGGACGTGTCCGCAAG AGAGTCCTGGACCATGATGACTACCTGGACGACCTGGATGATGATGACTTTGAGGACGAGACCCCAAAGAGACGAGGCAAGAGCAAGTCCAAG GGTCGTAGTGACAAGAATggcaagaaaaaacaagaagctgCCGCTGCAGCACTTGAGGAGAGGGATAAGCCTTACGCTTGTGACA CAACTAAAAAAGGTCCCAATGGGCTGGCTATGCCCAATGATTACTGTGATTTCTGTCTGGGAGACTCCACTTTAAACCAGAAGACAGGCCAGTCAGAAGAGTTGgtgtcctgctcagactgtggACGCTCAG gcCACCCAACTTGTCTACAGTTCACACCAGTGATGATGGCTGCCGTGAAGACTTACCGCTGGCAATGCATCGAGTGCAAGTGCTGCAACGTTTGCGGCACCTCAGAAAATGAT GACCAGCTGCTGTTCTGTGATGACTGTGACCGAGGCTACCACATGTACTGTTTAAGCCCCCCCATGACTGAACCACCAGAGG ggagctggagctgtCACCTGTGTTTGGTGCTGCTGAAGGATAAAGCCTCCATATACCAGCAGAACCAGAGCTCTGCCCCCGAGTGA
- the dpf2l gene encoding D4, zinc and double PHD fingers family 2, like isoform X1 has product MAAAVDSVVKVLGEQYYRDAMEQCHSYNARLCAERSILMPFLDSQTGVAQSNCYIWMEKRHRSAGVAPGQLYTYPARRWRKKRRSHPPEDPRLAFPPLKAADLDLGLKRDSLGVVDGSSLEALLKGDPVDRRSVVSDLRGSEDDTATVEPPANSVTTHTSSGRVRKRVLDHDDYLDDLDDDDFEDETPKRRGKSKSKGRSDKNGKKKQEAAAAALEERDKPYACDICGKRYKNRPGLSYHYTHSHLAEEEGEDREEIEAPPTPRQPEEQKTTKKGPNGLAMPNDYCDFCLGDSTLNQKTGQSEELVSCSDCGRSGHPTCLQFTPVMMAAVKTYRWQCIECKCCNVCGTSENDDQLLFCDDCDRGYHMYCLSPPMTEPPEGSWSCHLCLVLLKDKASIYQQNQSSAPE; this is encoded by the exons ATGGCGGCGGCCGTCGATAGTGTTGTGAAAGT GCTAGGAGAGCAGTATTATAGAGATGCAATGGAGCAGTGTCATAGTTACAACGCCCGTTTGTGTGCTGAGCGCAGCATCCTCATGCCTTTCCTGGACTCACAAACTGGTGTTGCCCAGTCCAACTGTTACATCTGGATGGAGAAGAGACACCGAAGTGCCG GTGTAGCTCCAGGGCAGCTTTACACCTACCCAGCCCGTCGCTGGAGGAAGAAACGGCGTTCCCATCCTCCTGAGGACCCACGCTTGGCCTTTCCCCCTCTTAAAGCAG CAGATCTGGACCTTGGCTTGAAGCGAGATTCATTGGGGGTGGTGGATGGCAGCAGTTTGGAGGCCCTGCTGAAAGGGGACCCTGTTGATAGGAGGAGTGTGGTATCAGACCTCCGCGGCTCTGAGGATGACACAGCGACGGTGGAGCCTCCTGCCAACTCTGTAACAACTCACACGTCTTCTGGACGTGTCCGCAAG AGAGTCCTGGACCATGATGACTACCTGGACGACCTGGATGATGATGACTTTGAGGACGAGACCCCAAAGAGACGAGGCAAGAGCAAGTCCAAG GGTCGTAGTGACAAGAATggcaagaaaaaacaagaagctgCCGCTGCAGCACTTGAGGAGAGGGATAAGCCTTACGCTTGTGACA tctgtgGGAAGCGCTACAAGAACCGTCCTGGCCTGAGCTACCACTACACACATTCTCACCTGGCCGAGGAGGAGGGCGAGGACCGCGAGGAGATCGAGGCACCACCCACTCCTCGCCAGCCTGAGGAGCAGAAGA CAACTAAAAAAGGTCCCAATGGGCTGGCTATGCCCAATGATTACTGTGATTTCTGTCTGGGAGACTCCACTTTAAACCAGAAGACAGGCCAGTCAGAAGAGTTGgtgtcctgctcagactgtggACGCTCAG gcCACCCAACTTGTCTACAGTTCACACCAGTGATGATGGCTGCCGTGAAGACTTACCGCTGGCAATGCATCGAGTGCAAGTGCTGCAACGTTTGCGGCACCTCAGAAAATGAT GACCAGCTGCTGTTCTGTGATGACTGTGACCGAGGCTACCACATGTACTGTTTAAGCCCCCCCATGACTGAACCACCAGAGG ggagctggagctgtCACCTGTGTTTGGTGCTGCTGAAGGATAAAGCCTCCATATACCAGCAGAACCAGAGCTCTGCCCCCGAGTGA
- the dpf2l gene encoding D4, zinc and double PHD fingers family 2, like isoform X2, whose product MAAAVDSVVKVLGEQYYRDAMEQCHSYNARLCAERSILMPFLDSQTGVAQSNCYIWMEKRHRSAGVAPGQLYTYPARRWRKKRRSHPPEDPRLAFPPLKADLDLGLKRDSLGVVDGSSLEALLKGDPVDRRSVVSDLRGSEDDTATVEPPANSVTTHTSSGRVRKRVLDHDDYLDDLDDDDFEDETPKRRGKSKSKGRSDKNGKKKQEAAAAALEERDKPYACDICGKRYKNRPGLSYHYTHSHLAEEEGEDREEIEAPPTPRQPEEQKTTKKGPNGLAMPNDYCDFCLGDSTLNQKTGQSEELVSCSDCGRSGHPTCLQFTPVMMAAVKTYRWQCIECKCCNVCGTSENDDQLLFCDDCDRGYHMYCLSPPMTEPPEGSWSCHLCLVLLKDKASIYQQNQSSAPE is encoded by the exons ATGGCGGCGGCCGTCGATAGTGTTGTGAAAGT GCTAGGAGAGCAGTATTATAGAGATGCAATGGAGCAGTGTCATAGTTACAACGCCCGTTTGTGTGCTGAGCGCAGCATCCTCATGCCTTTCCTGGACTCACAAACTGGTGTTGCCCAGTCCAACTGTTACATCTGGATGGAGAAGAGACACCGAAGTGCCG GTGTAGCTCCAGGGCAGCTTTACACCTACCCAGCCCGTCGCTGGAGGAAGAAACGGCGTTCCCATCCTCCTGAGGACCCACGCTTGGCCTTTCCCCCTCTTAAAGCAG ATCTGGACCTTGGCTTGAAGCGAGATTCATTGGGGGTGGTGGATGGCAGCAGTTTGGAGGCCCTGCTGAAAGGGGACCCTGTTGATAGGAGGAGTGTGGTATCAGACCTCCGCGGCTCTGAGGATGACACAGCGACGGTGGAGCCTCCTGCCAACTCTGTAACAACTCACACGTCTTCTGGACGTGTCCGCAAG AGAGTCCTGGACCATGATGACTACCTGGACGACCTGGATGATGATGACTTTGAGGACGAGACCCCAAAGAGACGAGGCAAGAGCAAGTCCAAG GGTCGTAGTGACAAGAATggcaagaaaaaacaagaagctgCCGCTGCAGCACTTGAGGAGAGGGATAAGCCTTACGCTTGTGACA tctgtgGGAAGCGCTACAAGAACCGTCCTGGCCTGAGCTACCACTACACACATTCTCACCTGGCCGAGGAGGAGGGCGAGGACCGCGAGGAGATCGAGGCACCACCCACTCCTCGCCAGCCTGAGGAGCAGAAGA CAACTAAAAAAGGTCCCAATGGGCTGGCTATGCCCAATGATTACTGTGATTTCTGTCTGGGAGACTCCACTTTAAACCAGAAGACAGGCCAGTCAGAAGAGTTGgtgtcctgctcagactgtggACGCTCAG gcCACCCAACTTGTCTACAGTTCACACCAGTGATGATGGCTGCCGTGAAGACTTACCGCTGGCAATGCATCGAGTGCAAGTGCTGCAACGTTTGCGGCACCTCAGAAAATGAT GACCAGCTGCTGTTCTGTGATGACTGTGACCGAGGCTACCACATGTACTGTTTAAGCCCCCCCATGACTGAACCACCAGAGG ggagctggagctgtCACCTGTGTTTGGTGCTGCTGAAGGATAAAGCCTCCATATACCAGCAGAACCAGAGCTCTGCCCCCGAGTGA